GAAGAACCCCTGTGCGGAACATCCAGCATCCCGACTTCGCGCCGGATCCCGAGAAACGCGCAGATGCCGTCCACCGTCCCGTCCGGGTCGTGCGCCAGATCCTCGTACTTCACCCACCGATGCCGCGGGTCCATGGCCACCCGCCGCCCCGCCGCAAGCGACGCCTCCCAGAATCGGCCGACGAGAAGCGGATGGTAGTTGATCCACGACCGCAGTGCTTCCCGTCGTGGAATCCGCGTGGCCCCGAGTTTCCGCCGCCGCCACTTCCGCTTCTGGGACAGAAGCACATCCCTGGGATCGCGAACCATCTGGATGATCCGCGCATCCGGGAAGAGGTCGAGGATCTCCTTCGCGTAGTAGGCATTCCGGGGGGTTTGATCGCAGGGGATCGACGCTTCGGAATTCGCGGCCTCCCGGTGCAGAAAGGCGCGGAACACACTCTCCTTCGTGAGTGCGGAAGGGTCTTCCCGGGCCAGCATCTCTTGAGCGTCCACCTCGAACGCCGACGGATCCTGGCGCCGAAGGTACCCGTGCCGCTCAATGGCGAAGAGGCGCGCCCCCAGTTCCCGTGCGTCTTCCATCGACAGAATGCGCCCCCGGTCCGCGGGCGCCCAGAGCTGTTCGAAGAAGTGCAGCTCATGAAAGAAGTGAACGGCTGAGTGGCGACCGAGGATTCTACCCATGAGGGTTGTGCCGCTCCGGCTGCTGCCGACGACGAAGATCATCACGCCCCGACATCTCCCTCCGCTACCCGCCCACGCGATCGATCACGAGTACCGTCGT
Above is a window of Gemmatimonadota bacterium DNA encoding:
- a CDS encoding sulfotransferase — encoded protein: MIFVVGSSRSGTTLMGRILGRHSAVHFFHELHFFEQLWAPADRGRILSMEDARELGARLFAIERHGYLRRQDPSAFEVDAQEMLAREDPSALTKESVFRAFLHREAANSEASIPCDQTPRNAYYAKEILDLFPDARIIQMVRDPRDVLLSQKRKWRRRKLGATRIPRREALRSWINYHPLLVGRFWEASLAAGRRVAMDPRHRWVKYEDLAHDPDGTVDGICAFLGIRREVGMLDVPHRGSSAANDAADRGVREDRVRAWSRGGLNDSEIALCDRATRTGRAAHGYADSTRSGSWPGFACYAATLPVRLGAAFLMNLGRMRDLRSTLARRMGRA